The genome window GACATTGGCGCGGGCGTTTCGATGTGGTTGGGCGTGCGTTATCCCGAGCGGGTGACAGGCATTCACCTCAACTATATTCCGGGTTCCTATCGCCCTCCCCTGGGCGAAAACGCGCCAGCGCTGACCGAGGTAGAAACGGCCTTCCTGCAACGCGCGGCGGCATTTGCCGATGCCGAAGGCGCCTACGGGCACATTCAGCGAACCAAACCCCAGAGCCTGGCGGTAGGCCTGAATGACTCCCCGGCTGGGCTATTGGCGTGGATGGGGGAAAAGATCCTGTCCTGGTGTGATGACAGCCCCGCGATTGACCGAGATTGGTTACTGACCAATGTGACGCTGTACTGGCTGACGCACTGTATCGGCTCGTCGTTTCGCCAATACGTGGAGGGCAGCAAGCGGCCGTTGCAGTTCAACAGCGGCGAACGTTTGAAGCCGCCGGTTGGAGTGGCGCTGTTTCCTAGGGAGCTGCCCATGCCACCACGGAGCTGGGTGGAGCGTTGCTGCGAGGTGAAACGCTGGACCGAGATGCCTCGGGGTGGTCACTTTGCCGCGTTGGAACAGCCGGCGTTGTTGGCGGAGGATATCAGGGCGTTTTTCCGGGACTGTCGCTAGAAAAGTCCGAAAAAACTCACCTCAAGCCTCCTGTGGGAGCAAGGCTTGCCCGCGATGAAGATGACGCGGTCTTCCGGGGAAACGAGGCGCCTGCATCGCGAGCAAGCTTTGCTCCCACAGAAATCCGCGCACATCAGTGCTAGCGGCAAGAGGCGGTCCGAAAATCCCGTAGGAATTTACACCCTGTGGCGAGGGAGCTTGCTCCCGCTGGGGCGCGAAGCGGCCCCAAAACAGGCGCCTCTTTTCTCCAGGTACTGCGCAGGCGCCGGTTTTGCGACTGCTGCGCAGCCGAGCGGGAGCAAGCTCCCTCGCCACGGGGTGCGGGGCGTCCTACAGGCCGGTTGTGGGTACCGGGATCGACTTCTATCGTTGGGTTCGTCGCTGGCTTTGGTCAGTGGCTGGGTTTCGCAGCCCGACAGATACGGTAGCAACCAAGCATCATAAAAGTGACAATGAGCGCCTTTGGCGTTCGACGTCATCTTATGGTGGCTGTGTGTGGGAGATCTTCGGGTCTGCCGGGTTCCTTCGTATCCTCGGTCTGCGAACCCACGCGCAGCTACCACCCATTCGTTTCGCAGCGGATCGAAGTAGCTTTTTCTTGATACGAAGAATGAGTAACTATTGCCATGAATCAACGCGATCAACGCTTCACACCTCTCACCCAAACCGCCACCACCCACCCCGTCCTGCTGATCGACACCCACGCCCCACTGCCCGAACTCCATGCCTGTGCCAGCGAACGCCTGCACGCCACGCTCGACTACCTGACCTTGGTGGCGTGCAGCAGCCTGCGTGATTCGGCAACGAACGACATCAACACCCTCACCAATGTCGCTCGGATCCTGGTGCAGGATGTGGCGGATGTGTTCGGCGTGATCGAGCGGCGCGGGCTCGAAGGCTGAGCCATTGTGGGAGCGAGCTTGCTCGCGATGGCGGTGGCACAGTCAATATCTTTGCAGGCTGACATATCGCTTCGCGAGCAAGCTCGCTCCCACAGGGAATGGCGTTAGCCCGAGAATTTCTCAGGCGTTTACCTCCCGTGGCGAGGGAGCTTGCTCCCGCTGGGTTGCGTAGCGACCCCAAGCTGATTGAATGGGATCGATCTGATGCACCGAGGTGCCGGGTTTTAGGGCTGCTGCGCAGCCCAGCGGGAGCAAGCTCCCTCGCCACAGGTGTTAACCGCCCCCACCCAAACAGGGCTTATCTAGCCTAGTTGTCGACGCACGGCCAGTTCCACGCCGCGGATTTCCGCCAGGCCCTTGAGGCGGCCGATCAGTGAGTAGCCGGGATTGCTCTTGCGATGCTGATCGTCAAGCAGTTGATGCCCATGGTCTGGACGCAGCGGCAAGCGCGGGCCGCCTTCGCGTTCACGTCGGCGCTCTTCAGCCACCAAGGCGCCGATGACTCCGACCATGTCGACGTCGCCGTCCAGGTGATGGGCTTCATGGAAGCTGCGTGGGTCGGTTTCCCGGCGGGTTGAACGCAGGTGAGTGAAGTAGATGAACGGAGCAAAGTGCTTGGCCATCGCCACCAGGTCGTTGTCTTCGCGCACACCATAGGAACCGGTGCAGAACGTCAGGCCATTGGCCGGGCTTGGCGCGGCATCCAGCAGCCATTGGGCGTCTTCGGCGGTGGACAGGATACGTGGCAAGCCGAGCAGTGCCCGGGGCGGGTCGTCCGGGTGGATTGCCATGCGCACACCCACCGCCTCGGCAACCGGGATCACCGCACGCAGGAAGTACCCCAGGTGTTCGCGCAACTTGGCCTCGTCGATGTCGGCGTAGGTGCGCAGCAAGTCACGGAAGTTGTCCAGGCTGTAGTGTTCCTCGGCGCCGGGCAAGCCAGCAATCAGGGTATTGACCAGGGTTTCGCGCCGGGCCGGCGTCAGTTGTTCGAAGTAGGCCTTGGCCTGCTGGATGTCCTCGGCGCTGTATTCGGCCTGCGCTCCCGGGCGCTGGAGGATGAACAGGTCGAAGGCGGCGAACGCGGTTTGATCGAAACGCAAGGCCCAGCCGCCATCCGCCAGTTCGAAAGACAAATCGGTTCGGGTCCAGTCCAGCACCGGCATGAAGTTGTAGCAGACGATATCGATGCCGCAGCTCGCCAGGTTGCGCACACTTTGCTGGTAGTTGGCGATGTACTCGTCGCGCCGCCCGCAGCCGCGCTTGATGTCTTCGTGCACCGGAATGCTTTCCACCACCGACCAGCTCAGGCCGGCCGCTTCGATCAGTTGTTTGCGCGCCGCGATGGCATCTACCGGCCATACTTCGCCATTGGGAATCTCGTGCAGCGCGGTGACGATGCCGGTCGCACCGGTCTGGCGAATGTCCGCCAGGGAAATCGGGTCTTTGGGGCCAAACCAACGCCATGTCTGTTCCATGTTCTTCTCCTTTTTATCGTTTGGATGCGGCAAGGGTGTGCAACAGGCTATCCACGCCATCGCGCGTCAGGGCGCTGTAGGCGTGGTGCACGGCGTCGCGAAATACTGCGCGAGCCGAGAGCCGCGGCGGGAAGACTTCGTGCAGGTCGAGAACCGCGTCCACCCGCGATGCGCCCTCGAATCGTCCGGCAAGATCGGCAAAGGTTGCGCTCAGTGGGTCGTCGACCACGTGCGCCGGACGACCGGGCAACGGCTGCGTGCAGTAGTGGATCCATGCCGCGATGCCCAGCGCCGTACAATCAATGCCGCGCCCCTGGTCGAGCAATTGCTGCGCGCCGAGCAACCAGCGTTGCGGCAGTTTCTGCGAACCGTCCATGGCAATCTGCCGCAGCCGATGTTGCAGGCTGTCATTGGCAAACCGTGCCTTTAGATCGTGGGCATAGACCGAAAGGTCGATACCCGCAGGCATGTCCAGCGTGGGCGCCGCCTCGTCGGCCATGTAGCGTCCGATCAGGTGCAGCAGGTTCGCGTCACTGACGGCCTCGAACACCGTGTCGTGACCGACCAGCAGCCCCACATAGGCCAGCAACGAATGGCTGCCATTGAGCATGCGCAACTTCATCGTTTCGAACGGGCCCACGTCGTCCACCATCTGCACCCCCTCCACTTCCCAGTCCGGGCGGCCAAGGGGGAAGTGATCTTCGATCACCCACTGGCTGAAACTTTCACAGACCACTGCCGCCGGGTCATGACAGTCCAGTTGCTCCAGCCGGCGGAAGGACTCGCCGTCCATCGCAGGCACGATGCGGTCGACCATGCAGCTGGGAAACGCCACCTGTTGCTCGACCCACTGCGCCAGCGCCTCATCCTGCAACGCCGCCAGCGCGCTGACTGCCTGGCGGGTGCGCTGGCCGTTGTCGGGCATGTTGTCACAGCACAACACAGTGAAGGCCGGGACACCCGCGGCGCGGCGCCGGCGCAGGGCTTCCAGAACGATCCCGGGGGCCGAGCGCGGCGCTTGCGGATGAGCGAGGTCATGGGCAATCGCCGGATCTTCGCTGCGCAGTTGGCCCGAGGACGGGCTCAGGCAATAACCCTTTTCAGTGACCGTGAGCGTGACGATCCGCGTCTGCGGCGCCGCCATGCGCATCAGCAACTGCTCCAGGTCAGGACCGCCCTCGCCCACATACAAGGCCTGGCGCAGCACCCCGATCTCGCGCAGCGTCACTTGTTCGCAGTCGCGGTATTCGGCCACATGGTAGCGACCGTCCTGCTCGCGCAATTGCTCGACCAGGGTGCGATTGGAACGCAGGTTGGCGCTGCACACGCCCCAGTCGCTTTCACCGTGGCGATTGAGATGGCGTTGCAGGTAGACCGCCTGGTGCGCGCGATGGAACGCGCCCAGGCCCAGGTGCACGATACCGATCTGCGCTGCAGTGCCGGTGCAAGGTACACGTTTCACAACAGGCATCGACTCACTCCTTCTGTTCAGGAACGGCCCAGGGCCGAAACCGGCTGCGGGCTTTGTGCCGCCGCGTTGCCGGTATCCGCCACCGACAGCGGTTTAACGTAGCGCGCGACACACACGGCACCGATCACGGTCAACAGCCCCGCCAGCAGGAAAGCACTGGTGAACGAACCGGTGAACTGCACCAAAAACCCCGTCAGGGTCGGGCCGACAATGCCCGAGGTATTCGCCAGAAAGTGCATGAAACCACTGACGCCGCCCACCCGCGCCGCCGGAACGGTGTCCTGGATGATCGCCCAATAGATGGCACCGGTGAGGTAAAGGAAAAACACCGCCAAGGCGACGAGGATCACCGCTGGATACAAGGTAGTCACCATCCCGGCACAGGCGATGCAGACAGCACAGGCCAGCAGGCACGTCACCAGCACCACTTTACGGGAGAACATCATCCGCCCGGTTTTCTTGAACACGAAGTCGGAGATGAAGCCGCCCAGGGCCAGGCCGAGGAAACCCAGGACCCAGGGAATGACCGTGGCGATGCTCATGTCCTTGACGTTCAAGCCGTGGGCCATGGTCAGGTAGCTGGGGAACCAGGTCAGGAAGAAGAACAAGGTGTAGTTATAGGAAAAGAACGCCAGGGAGGTGAACAGCACCGTCGGCTGCTTGAGGTAGAACCGCAAAGGGAACACCGGTTGTGCCGCCAGCTCGCCCTGCCCCTCGGCTCGGAGAATATCCTCGGCACCCTCGCCTTCGGGCCGTTCCTTGACGAACTTGAACCACACCGCCGCCCAGACCAGGCCGATCAGCATGATGATAATGAACGAGATCTTCCAGCCGTAGGTGACGGCGATAAAACCCACCACCGGACCGGAAATCGCCCCACCCAGCGGCGTGCCGGACATTGATGCGCCAATCGCCCGCGCCCTGCGCTTGGGGGTGTACCAGTTGTTCACCATCTTGCTGGTGGTGACGCTCAGCGGTCCTTCGCCCATGCCGAACAGGATCCGGATGAGCACCAGCGAAGCGAAGCCCACTGTCAGCACCGTGAGGCCGCTGAACAATGACCACAAGACCATGGCCAGCAGCAAGGTGGTCTTGGCGCCGTAACGGTCGGCGGCCCAGCCACCGATGAAGTTGAAGGCCGCATAGCCGACGAAAAAGCTGCTGAAGATCATGCCCATCTCACCCGTACTCAGACCGTAGTCCTTCTGGATGAAAGGTGCCGCCACAGACAATGCCGACCGGTCGAGGTAATTGATGACCCCAGCCAGGAACAGCATGATGATG of Pseudomonas fluorescens contains these proteins:
- a CDS encoding epoxide hydrolase family protein — protein: MIIEPFAIDIPEGALEDLRHRLLNTRLPEPLADQGWSEGMDLDVLRALLAHWSTAFDWRAQEAALNRLPQFVADIGGQRVHFIHQRGVGPSPRPLILTHGWPGSFIEMQRIIPLLTDPARHGGDPADAFDVVVPSLPGYTFSAPFQQSGMGPYEVAGLWSELMSGLGYERFGAQGGDIGAGVSMWLGVRYPERVTGIHLNYIPGSYRPPLGENAPALTEVETAFLQRAAAFADAEGAYGHIQRTKPQSLAVGLNDSPAGLLAWMGEKILSWCDDSPAIDRDWLLTNVTLYWLTHCIGSSFRQYVEGSKRPLQFNSGERLKPPVGVALFPRELPMPPRSWVERCCEVKRWTEMPRGGHFAALEQPALLAEDIRAFFRDCR
- the uxuA gene encoding mannonate dehydratase, coding for MEQTWRWFGPKDPISLADIRQTGATGIVTALHEIPNGEVWPVDAIAARKQLIEAAGLSWSVVESIPVHEDIKRGCGRRDEYIANYQQSVRNLASCGIDIVCYNFMPVLDWTRTDLSFELADGGWALRFDQTAFAAFDLFILQRPGAQAEYSAEDIQQAKAYFEQLTPARRETLVNTLIAGLPGAEEHYSLDNFRDLLRTYADIDEAKLREHLGYFLRAVIPVAEAVGVRMAIHPDDPPRALLGLPRILSTAEDAQWLLDAAPSPANGLTFCTGSYGVREDNDLVAMAKHFAPFIYFTHLRSTRRETDPRSFHEAHHLDGDVDMVGVIGALVAEERRREREGGPRLPLRPDHGHQLLDDQHRKSNPGYSLIGRLKGLAEIRGVELAVRRQLG
- a CDS encoding MFS transporter, producing the protein MFGQGRSLIIIMLFLAGVINYLDRSALSVAAPFIQKDYGLSTGEMGMIFSSFFVGYAAFNFIGGWAADRYGAKTTLLLAMVLWSLFSGLTVLTVGFASLVLIRILFGMGEGPLSVTTSKMVNNWYTPKRRARAIGASMSGTPLGGAISGPVVGFIAVTYGWKISFIIIMLIGLVWAAVWFKFVKERPEGEGAEDILRAEGQGELAAQPVFPLRFYLKQPTVLFTSLAFFSYNYTLFFFLTWFPSYLTMAHGLNVKDMSIATVIPWVLGFLGLALGGFISDFVFKKTGRMMFSRKVVLVTCLLACAVCIACAGMVTTLYPAVILVALAVFFLYLTGAIYWAIIQDTVPAARVGGVSGFMHFLANTSGIVGPTLTGFLVQFTGSFTSAFLLAGLLTVIGAVCVARYVKPLSVADTGNAAAQSPQPVSALGRS
- a CDS encoding mannitol dehydrogenase family protein, whose protein sequence is MPVVKRVPCTGTAAQIGIVHLGLGAFHRAHQAVYLQRHLNRHGESDWGVCSANLRSNRTLVEQLREQDGRYHVAEYRDCEQVTLREIGVLRQALYVGEGGPDLEQLLMRMAAPQTRIVTLTVTEKGYCLSPSSGQLRSEDPAIAHDLAHPQAPRSAPGIVLEALRRRRAAGVPAFTVLCCDNMPDNGQRTRQAVSALAALQDEALAQWVEQQVAFPSCMVDRIVPAMDGESFRRLEQLDCHDPAAVVCESFSQWVIEDHFPLGRPDWEVEGVQMVDDVGPFETMKLRMLNGSHSLLAYVGLLVGHDTVFEAVSDANLLHLIGRYMADEAAPTLDMPAGIDLSVYAHDLKARFANDSLQHRLRQIAMDGSQKLPQRWLLGAQQLLDQGRGIDCTALGIAAWIHYCTQPLPGRPAHVVDDPLSATFADLAGRFEGASRVDAVLDLHEVFPPRLSARAVFRDAVHHAYSALTRDGVDSLLHTLAASKR